gccggctccacatcacgttcctgcactaAAGTTTCCAGCACAGCTGTGATGCGGTCGAGGACATCACGGTTATGATCCCTACCACATCCTGCCATACCTAACCTGTAGGGAAGCCATTAGTATCTATGAAATTCTAATGAGAGAGTATACCacacaggctatgacagttaCAACAATATCCTTCTCtctatacatacatatacacacaGCAATTCTACTGAATTAATTACACATTCCTGCTTAAGACAAGAAAGTAGAAATACATacaatgtgtgacttaacgtcactccccgaaacctactcccaagtttcagagatacacagcATTCACACAGTAAGACCATgaacaggttcactagaatccaatttttgctctgataccaccaattgtggtgtccctaaataatgactggtttaatagtaataagttAAATAGCAAAAAccattggaattttttttttctttttctttttcgtttctttccctttttcacagtaattaagttcagaaggaaaattatcactatagagtcctgaatggccagttcacaactctattcggagtcatttctttctgatcacgcataacctctaaaatattttgctctttcaaaaagaaaagtataccagccatcattttaagTCGTCacgtgtaaaataataaaataaaatgcgaTCGATGAACtctctttcaaataaagtttgttaacactttcttttcaaataacaagattaaacataattacattcatcatctaaagttgtccaaaatatgggagttttgcaaaatacatagtgacatccaaagcaaaggtatccactgtggtggcttcagccacatatatacaatcatcaaattccaatACAATAAGTCTACCCATCCAAAaaccaaaagagtaaacctaacagtctgtactagatacacccacccccaaaaagtatgtaaacctagtctaaggatccatctactatgatgaagagtctccACTAGTCGCTATCCCTCCAGCGCCGctctcctccgtagagtctgcctcagatgctgacatgacgtcctctggagaatccacatcaggaagtgggtcctcatcaccctctggaaagtcaagagcatccacagcaggctcaggaggtaactcctctgggtcctcctcagggtcttcttcAGATGacgacacctctatcacttgacgGGCTctactagtcgatatggagtaggtgtaggtaatatccactccacagttcgctgaagcgtgcgtgcgggttcctctggatgtaccaatgaagtagccgtgaGTCGAATCGTGCCCCGGAATCGACACCtcgcattgccttcgagggtctcccaaactccctctaggcactccatctccactcggtcatggattaattgcgctgccatcgcgatctacaagaaataaaacaaagggggtagactctttcacgagaaaTCTAACTACGGTAACAacacaatgcgtcccataaccacTACTTGTAGTTAAAAGGTATGCCTCAAGGCTtttcttctctggtaatcgattacacaacattggtaatcgattaccagaggccaaactcgagtTACACAGCTTCAGAACATGGAAACCTGCaatatgcactgtgtaatcgattacacataactggtaattgattaccagtggcctgttactctgtgtaatcgattacacagtattggtaatcgattaccagaggcctcctcAACATACTGTCTCCCTTTCTAAGCcttctaatcgattacaccccttggtaatcgattactagaggccaTCTCAATTTCCTGTCCCCATTTTtaggcctggtaatcgattacacacccttggtaatcgattaccagagaccatcttaacttcctgtcttcatttttaagccttgtaatcgattacacatccttggtaatcgattaccagaggccatattccAGATATCACTCAAGATCCATAGCTGGctagccaccacacaagcctccttgctttgtggtctttgttcttttatcggttgactaccaggagctcgcctgtttaggtgcGTCATAGGTTCTCACTGattgactatgcccgggttgggtcgggattggtcaagcttggttttgggcaatagcaccccacctgacgtccccaaggtctcctgacccccgcgacatatctccaggtaccactctgtggtcaacgaataaaagtagaAAGACTAACTCTTCCACACTTTCTcacttcaagcttgtaggattatggggtacctgttatatgtggtactaggtggcgatcgggcaatggtgcaaatcaactctccacatccacaaatcgcaCATAtgtagaaatggctcttgctttCACCTTAGTCACTCATTGTTCTCCTTTGCTCAGCCCAAGCTTTCCcacaagtcctaaatgacattttaaactaggattaactcactttaacctccaattaccactaaatccagatttagcttttcaaaccctcaaagcatcacacttttccactcatatcactacattctcactttttaaccctaggttaactctacccttcatctctatcaGTTTTctatcagcaatttcagcacacaaacatcacaaagcatcatcataaaaccctaaaacataaTGGGTAAATTTGGCTCACATTAAACATGACAAGTttaacatgctttcaacaaatttcttcacaaataactaccacaaggcataaacctagtaaaactacccatcatatctcccaaacacccaatacccacgaaatcatgtgagaaagaagtctacccaaacctgaaatttgaagtcccacaacgttgaggtgcgcttcacgactccgaaaatggcttccttttgcgatttggagtagaaatggtGGGTAAAGTTTGGAGCTTTGATGGAggcttcaatggtggaggagaAAGGGAGAAAAAGCAACGTGAGAGTGAGGGAGAAGCTTCTGAACTTTTTGGCTGagtgagtgaagagagagagaacgtggctttttgttttaaaaggcttcctctctcttttttttttaaaaaaaaatgccacatgtctccttttgagtggagcaaaaaggggcccactttttctcttgatgtgactcatactcagccacaagaagagaaaaatctgaccttttgaaATGCTAAATTCCTGCCTCAGTTTGTgtgccatttctctggttccactccctcgcgtttctctgcacccgtcggggcccgttttcgaaagtaagtaatatatatatcaaaacgctcggaatgaaaccccgagcgtggttcagaggttggttttgttaaattttaagttgcacacaaaacgataatttttagactaattaattgagaattaatctataactatccagttatggatttctcttcgttaattagcctaacccgcgtatctttccccccaatatacctacttctaccaggagtatatatacatatacactgaataatacttatatataattattcaaaatgcaTCGTTttcaaaattccgggtagaaatttccaggatgttacaaggGGGCAAGTAATCACCCTTGCTCCCCTTAGTAtttcttatgtatttttaagttattaagtGTAAAATTGTGTGAAAGCTGattttatatgatataaaaaatgatgGTTAAAGTTAGATAGTGTAAAAATAGTTGTGGTTGTTGTTATTATGACAATGATTAAACttatactaaaattatataaaacttgtgtttgttgttattatgataacaattaaaattattatcatttaagaTAAAAGTgaatttctataaaaataataaatattttaaaaatattatttattaaaagttaaactttaaaaaaaatttaaaaaatcaacttcCTCCTTAATAGATTCCTGGATCTATTCCTGTACGTCTTCCCCTACTAAATTATCATGTATTATGATCATATGAGCTACCCTCATTagataatgtataaaaaaattaattaataacactaATGTTGTTTCTTCTTTGTAGTTAAAAAGTTTCGAGAAACTTGCCTTTATCAGCTGAGTCATCACTTAAACACATCCatctttatcattttaattttaatattttctattaagtaaaaaaaaaaaaaactagtgagAGAGAAAAGGTAGTGCCTCttccatataataataataacgataataatgatagtttttttaatatttattccaCCTTGCTTGGTGTGCACTGATGTCTccactttcaaagaaaaatttgaaatgCCCATTTTGTTTAGACGTTTGAACGTTCAAATTTGGTACTTCTGCAAGTAAAAATACTACTGAAAGTGGAGTGACCCTCCTAAGATTTTGGTTTTGTTCTAAGCTCATTAATCCGAACTAGAACTGTCTACTCTTTCAACCGTTTCCAAAATTTCTTTATTCgctaatgaattttttattttatattttatttgaagtgGAAAAGGAGAAAACTCAATCACCCTTTTTGCTTGATAGTGTAATGAGCAATGTTGTCTCAGCAGGGAATGTTCAGCTGTTCTGTTTTCATGACCAGAAGTGGTTTTGTTTGTGCTGAGGTTTCTGTAGGATTAAGTTTGGGTTTTTATTTCTCTAATGCACAGTGGTGATAATGATGGAAATGACATTCATGATGATTAGTTGATGgcttttatcttttgctttgcTCTCAAGTGCCTCTGCCATCCTATGTTGGTGTGTGGAGCATCTATTCTGTATAACATTGATTCCTTGAAATCTGATCTggcttatcttttttattttcttttgggaCCAATTTTCACCCACCATTTCCAAACCCCACGTCAAATTTACTTGCTTTGTCTTTGTGAGTGCCTGTTATCAAATCTCCAAAAGCTCAAAGAAACTGGTTTGTGTTTGTAATAAGGAATTAGAATTGGTTTCAGGGTGTATTAGGGTGTATTCTGtccctttttcatttttatctttgttttctttttgtgctTTCATATTTGGAGGGGGGGTACTAAAATGAATTTGAGGTGCTTTCTGAGGAGCTTTGGAGATGTATGATATAAAATTGTAAGTTTGTCTTGTTGAGGTTGAGAAGAATGGGATCTCAAGGTGGGGCAGTGCAAGAGCCAAAGACTACTACTACTACCACTACCCCTTTTGTTAGGCAAGGGCCCTTGTATAATCTGACCCTTGATGAGGTGCATAACCAGCTTGGGAATTTGGGGAAGCCACTTGGCAGCATGAATCTTGATGAGTTGCTGAAGAGTGTGTGGAGTGCTGAAGCTAGTGGTGGTGAGGCCTCTGGCTTGGACTttggtgttggtggtggtgatgcTAACATGCAGCATGGTGAGGCTGCTGCTTTCGGCTCCTCTCTGAATCCTCATGTGAGCCTAACTTTGTCTAGGGATCTTAGCAGGAAAACTGTTCATGAGGTTTGGAGAGATAtgcaactgaagaaggtcactAATAGGGATAAGAAAATCCAGGAAAGGCAAGCTACACTGGGTGAGATGACTCTGGAGGACTTCTTGGTGAAGGCTGGAGTGATTGCTGAAGCTTTGCCTACCACCAAGGACAGGGCCATGTCAGGGGTTGATTCAAATGGGGCTTCCTCACAACATGGTCATTGGTTGCAATACCAGCAGCTCCCTTCTTCGGTGCAGCAGCCGAATGTGATGGGGGGTTATGTGGCAGGCCATGCCATTCAGCAGCCTTTCCAGGTTGGAGTGAATCTGGTTTTGGATGCAGCATACTCTGAGACACCGGCTTCTTTAAAGGGTGCGTTGTCTGATACACAAACTCTGGGTCGAAAAAGGGGTGTCTCTGGTATTGTGGTGGAGAAAACTGTGGAGAGGAGGCAGAAGAGGATGATTAAAAATAGGGAATCTGCTGCTCGGTCACGGGCAAGAAGACAGGTTATATACAtttgtgtgtgagtgtgtggtGTTATTTCTTTGAaatctatttgtttttttttaatttgatacaaGGTCTTATCTATGTCAATGGACAGGCATACACACAAGAACTGGAGATTAAAGTTTCACGATTAGAAGAGGAGAATGAAAGGCTTAGAAGACTGAATGTATGTTTCTAATTCTATGCCTTtgcttttgcatttttatttttttcttgtttgatgAAATATTTGTTAGTCACATCTCTTCATGGCTTGCGGCCTGCCATCTTGGCAGGAAAGTGTATGGCTGAAATGCTTGTTGCTAGAAAAGATTTCATCTGGCCAAAGCTTGTCTCTAGTGTACTATTGGTTGTGATATCTTGGATTAGGCATGTAATTTATGACACTGAAAAGTGAGTTTGTAGGTATGAACTATGTAGTATATTATATCCCGCAGTTGATGGAATAAATTGTAAACAAATCGACATGTCTGTAGTGAACCATCCCATAAGGTCTCTAGTTATTAATCATAATTGGTGTTAAAAAAGAAGGTAACTGatgaattattcttttatttaaatggaaaaataatattGGGATTAGGCTCAACAAATAATAAGaatgtttaaagtttaaactagTTGGACTTCTAAGATAGGCTGGTCTTTATTGCTATTATGATTCTTTAGTATTTTAATTGCATTTGGATCTACAGTTTTCGTATAAATGTGTGTTTTTGCATTGAAGTGTCGAAtattaaccaaaaataaaatagaagatttTGTCAGGGTTAAGCGAAATTTCCTCTTCCCTTACAACCATAATGCATCCTATTAGAAGTTGGCAATTTATAAGTTGCAGAAAACTTCACTGATTGGCCATgtgaatatttcattttttactttgttcTCTGTCTTTTGTAATCGTGGCTAGGGAAGTCATTGTGGAAaggtgaaataaaaatatttagtgttTATATGTGTACTTCATTTGTGAAGTGCTTGTTTCAAGGGCGTATTAATTGCAAACAGTGTAGTTTGAACCATTTATTAGAGTACCTTTGCTAAATACTTAGTTCCAATCAAACATTGCGTTGATATTACAAAATTTTCATGTTTCCTGTGTTATTTAGACAGagttatttgattttgatatctTACTGGTAGCAGActttaaaatctttaaaatgtGGAATGCTCTAGGCTTTTGAGGTTATATCTGGTAAACAAAAAAGTGCTATGAAAGATCATAAGGTAGTTCAGCGAGCTTCTCTACCAATGTACTGTACTCTGAAAAGAACTTTGAACTGGGAGTAATGAGTCCATCTGAAAAGATTTTAACCCTAGATTGCTAGTAATTTCACATTTAAAACCTCATAATATCTTTCATTCTTTCTAACTCTGGTGATAAATACTAGCTccaagtatttaatttttttgaaaacctGGGACTGGGAATTCTATCTTCCTTTGCTtacatgaaaaaagaaaaaaaaaaaaagcagattGATGACTTCAAATGTCGAAGTTGATAATGCACATTGGCTAAGACAGCCAAATCTAGTTTTACTTTGATATGTTGTGGCTTCTAGAAGA
This genomic interval from Glycine max cultivar Williams 82 chromosome 5, Glycine_max_v4.0, whole genome shotgun sequence contains the following:
- the LOC100816805 gene encoding ABSCISIC ACID-INSENSITIVE 5-like protein 2 → MGSQGGAVQEPKTTTTTTTPFVRQGPLYNLTLDEVHNQLGNLGKPLGSMNLDELLKSVWSAEASGGEASGLDFGVGGGDANMQHGEAAAFGSSLNPHVSLTLSRDLSRKTVHEVWRDMQLKKVTNRDKKIQERQATLGEMTLEDFLVKAGVIAEALPTTKDRAMSGVDSNGASSQHGHWLQYQQLPSSVQQPNVMGGYVAGHAIQQPFQVGVNLVLDAAYSETPASLKGALSDTQTLGRKRGVSGIVVEKTVERRQKRMIKNRESAARSRARRQAYTQELEIKVSRLEEENERLRRLNEMERALPSVPPPEPKPKHQLRRTSSAIF